In the Corynebacterium kroppenstedtii genome, one interval contains:
- a CDS encoding RrF2 family transcriptional regulator, with protein sequence MNLTKFSDLGLRALMHMVGSGNARTTAREVAEAINAPRTHVSKVISRLTEFGIIDATRGRGGGITLIDGAEDFSVGAIVRFLEGPSPVIDCEHPHPCPFNVNCRLQHELAQAQEAFFASLDAVTIKDITPVRPQAFHQA encoded by the coding sequence GCACATGGTGGGGTCAGGGAATGCACGGACAACAGCCCGCGAGGTCGCCGAAGCGATCAACGCTCCCCGGACCCATGTTTCGAAAGTCATATCGCGGCTAACAGAATTCGGTATTATCGACGCCACTCGTGGCCGCGGTGGAGGAATAACTCTGATCGATGGCGCTGAGGATTTTTCCGTCGGAGCCATCGTCCGTTTCCTCGAGGGGCCGAGCCCGGTGATTGACTGCGAACACCCCCACCCCTGCCCCTTTAATGTCAATTGCCGGCTGCAGCATGAATTAGCCCAGGCACAAGAGGCGTTTTTCGCATCATTGGACGCAGTGACAATAAAAGACATCACGCCCGTGAGGCCTCAGGCTTTTCACCAGGCGTGA
- a CDS encoding sensor histidine kinase, which yields MAHMALSAWQRLSDHLRPRNRSAHSRSHESVAAERINELTTSRRAIADAYEVERRRIENDLHDGAQQYFVAASLKLGEAELEAENGTAELQRLLEETRSHLDDGLHALRRTVHGIHPQVLRDQGLYAAVQEIAESYGPNIAVHCPHKLPDLQPSVLASAYFFCAECLTNAAKYAPGAPVTVLLISDKDLRISIVDEGDGGAHLGPGLSGMRERLAAFGGSMELNSPVGGPTAVTASIPVMLNRGQSGYPITTSTRSRDAKLNTTMGGADHYRPRSDGNVDQLGEDS from the coding sequence ATGGCACACATGGCATTATCAGCCTGGCAACGATTATCGGACCACCTACGACCCCGAAACCGGTCCGCTCATTCACGGTCGCATGAAAGTGTGGCAGCCGAGCGCATTAACGAGTTAACGACATCGCGCCGGGCCATTGCCGATGCCTACGAGGTTGAACGTCGTCGCATAGAAAACGACCTCCACGACGGGGCTCAGCAATATTTTGTGGCTGCGTCACTTAAGCTCGGGGAAGCCGAACTTGAGGCAGAGAATGGGACCGCAGAGCTGCAACGACTCCTCGAGGAGACGCGCTCGCACCTTGACGATGGGCTCCATGCTCTTCGTCGAACCGTCCACGGCATTCACCCTCAAGTACTGCGCGACCAGGGCTTATATGCCGCGGTTCAGGAGATCGCCGAGTCATACGGTCCGAATATCGCCGTGCACTGTCCGCATAAACTCCCTGACCTTCAGCCGAGCGTGTTGGCGTCGGCCTATTTCTTCTGCGCCGAGTGCCTGACCAATGCCGCAAAATACGCTCCCGGCGCGCCAGTGACCGTCCTACTAATCTCGGACAAGGATTTACGGATTTCTATTGTGGACGAGGGGGACGGCGGGGCTCACTTAGGCCCAGGATTATCGGGAATGCGTGAGCGTTTGGCTGCCTTCGGAGGTTCCATGGAGTTGAACTCCCCAGTTGGTGGGCCAACGGCGGTTACTGCGTCGATTCCTGTCATGCTCAATCGAGGGCAAAGTGGATATCCCATAACCACGTCCACACGATCGCGTGATGCGAAACTGAACACGACGATGGGTGGGGCCGACCACTACAGACCGAGGTCTGATGGGAACGTCGACCAGCTCGGTGAGGATTCATAA
- a CDS encoding ABC transporter ATP-binding protein → MKDHNAQQSQQGYSQSSLVVHDITKSFTSTPVLTGISLEIRQGESVAVMGPSGSGKSTLLHCMSGVLVPDDGDIRYGDTVVSRLNDAKRSALRLRKFGFVFQDGQLLPELTAQENVALPAILQGKSRRRAYADAADMLKRLGLGKLIRRRPGKMSGGQAQRVAIARAIAAKPAIIFADEPTGALDQSTGHEVMQQLIAITEQAGSTLVMVTHDQSVANWCQRRIEIRDGIIHDDRMLSGAVS, encoded by the coding sequence ATGAAAGATCACAACGCGCAACAGAGCCAGCAGGGCTACTCTCAGTCTTCGCTGGTTGTCCACGACATCACGAAATCGTTCACCTCAACCCCAGTTTTGACGGGTATTTCCTTGGAGATTCGCCAGGGTGAATCCGTCGCGGTCATGGGCCCGTCGGGTTCGGGCAAGTCCACTCTTTTGCATTGCATGTCCGGTGTGCTTGTCCCGGACGACGGTGATATCCGGTACGGCGATACCGTCGTTTCACGGCTGAATGATGCGAAAAGGTCAGCGCTCCGGCTGCGTAAATTCGGGTTTGTGTTCCAAGACGGTCAACTTCTTCCAGAGCTCACGGCGCAGGAAAACGTGGCTCTCCCGGCCATTTTGCAGGGCAAGTCTCGTAGGCGAGCCTATGCTGACGCCGCCGACATGCTCAAGCGCCTGGGGCTCGGGAAGCTGATTCGTCGCAGGCCAGGGAAAATGTCTGGAGGTCAAGCGCAACGCGTAGCCATCGCCCGAGCCATCGCAGCTAAACCGGCAATTATTTTTGCCGATGAGCCGACAGGCGCCCTTGACCAATCGACCGGCCATGAAGTCATGCAGCAGCTGATTGCGATTACCGAGCAGGCCGGCTCCACGTTGGTGATGGTGACCCACGATCAGAGTGTCGCGAATTGGTGCCAGCGTCGAATTGAAATTCGCGATGGCATTATTCATGACGATCGCATGTTGTCAGGGGCGGTGAGTTAA
- a CDS encoding lipoate--protein ligase family protein, producing MSTDTQHSSDTQPSPLRPIHFELKVPGGKLIVIDTTVENDTITSLRLSGDFFLEPDEAYDEIAPALVGTKTSASTEAFESRLNSALAHFDNLDLEGLTIHDIAVTVKRAVSGGKDFTDYEWDILRPGVLPTPVNVALDELLLNQVADGRRGPTLRFWEWDDKAVVFGSYQSYSNELNQEGIDKYGITPVRRISGGGAMFMEGGNCITYSLYAPIELVQGYSYVASYEYLDQWVLAALAKHGVNAWYVPINDITSDGGKIGGAAQKRRRGAILHHTTMSYNIDADKMMDVLRIGKVKVSSKGLASANKRVDPLRRQTGVPRETIIDTMAQEFMTRYGATPASLTDADIKEAEELVSTKFGNDAWTKRIP from the coding sequence ATGTCAACAGATACTCAGCACTCGTCGGATACTCAGCCCTCGCCGTTACGCCCTATTCACTTTGAGCTCAAAGTGCCTGGCGGGAAACTCATTGTTATTGACACCACCGTCGAGAATGACACCATCACATCTTTACGCCTCTCCGGGGACTTCTTCCTCGAGCCCGATGAAGCCTACGACGAAATTGCCCCGGCATTGGTAGGAACAAAAACGTCCGCGTCCACTGAAGCATTTGAATCGCGATTAAATTCCGCATTAGCTCATTTCGACAATCTCGACCTCGAGGGATTAACCATTCATGACATTGCCGTCACCGTGAAACGAGCGGTCTCCGGCGGCAAAGACTTCACCGATTACGAATGGGACATTCTTCGCCCCGGCGTCCTCCCCACCCCAGTCAACGTCGCTCTTGACGAGCTGCTCTTAAACCAGGTCGCCGATGGGCGTCGCGGCCCCACCCTTCGTTTTTGGGAATGGGACGATAAGGCCGTCGTTTTTGGTTCTTACCAATCGTATTCAAATGAATTAAACCAAGAGGGAATCGACAAATACGGAATTACTCCGGTGCGTCGAATCTCTGGTGGCGGCGCCATGTTTATGGAGGGCGGAAACTGCATTACCTATTCGCTCTACGCGCCCATCGAACTGGTCCAGGGTTATTCGTACGTCGCATCCTACGAATACCTCGACCAATGGGTACTAGCAGCGTTAGCCAAGCATGGCGTCAACGCCTGGTATGTACCCATTAACGACATTACCTCCGACGGCGGAAAAATCGGGGGAGCTGCGCAAAAACGCCGTCGCGGAGCGATCCTGCATCACACCACGATGAGCTACAACATTGACGCCGACAAAATGATGGATGTCCTTCGTATCGGGAAGGTCAAGGTGTCATCGAAAGGATTAGCGTCGGCTAATAAGCGCGTTGATCCTTTGCGGCGGCAAACTGGTGTTCCCCGTGAGACGATCATCGACACCATGGCTCAAGAGTTCATGACGCGGTACGGAGCGACACCCGCGTCGCTGACAGACGCGGATATCAAGGAAGCGGAGGAACTGGTCAGCACCAAATTCGGTAATGACGCATGGACGAAGAGGATTCCGTGA
- a CDS encoding zf-HC2 domain-containing protein, with product MECNEVRQALSARIDGERSRATWDDDVIDAHLAECEDCQNWYTQALMLGRTLRIAPADDSESIPDFSESLVQSVPEDQLPRHRSWRIISLSLSRIVLIVLGLIYVGWAIYLLSHSTTLTGTPVPSGSDSDGAVGDSHDPDLARLFIDAAAMRLSLGFSLFWCSWRPRMTAGMIPLFGALWAFTAGFASRDIVLGLATPQQLMGLVLFIVTVLVMVWCWFSHFGVSAGDVTGSLKSFSARPVKSTFSDARETARLIDEANDDVHRHMGDQ from the coding sequence ATGGAGTGCAATGAGGTGCGTCAAGCACTGTCAGCGCGCATAGATGGTGAACGGTCCCGTGCAACCTGGGACGACGACGTGATTGACGCCCACTTGGCTGAATGCGAAGACTGCCAAAACTGGTACACACAAGCATTGATGCTAGGGCGCACCTTGCGGATCGCTCCCGCTGATGACTCCGAATCTATCCCCGATTTTTCCGAGTCCCTCGTCCAATCCGTACCGGAAGATCAACTACCGCGCCACCGTTCATGGCGAATCATTTCACTATCACTATCGCGGATAGTCCTCATTGTTCTCGGACTCATTTATGTGGGTTGGGCCATATATTTGCTGAGCCATTCGACCACGCTCACCGGCACCCCAGTTCCGTCGGGCAGCGACTCGGATGGAGCAGTGGGAGATTCTCATGACCCAGACCTTGCACGGTTATTTATCGACGCGGCCGCGATGCGTTTATCCTTGGGTTTTTCGCTCTTTTGGTGTTCATGGCGTCCACGCATGACCGCTGGAATGATTCCCCTCTTCGGTGCCCTATGGGCTTTTACAGCGGGTTTCGCCTCCAGAGACATCGTTCTCGGGCTTGCCACACCGCAGCAGCTCATGGGCCTCGTTCTCTTCATTGTGACCGTCCTTGTCATGGTGTGGTGCTGGTTCAGCCACTTCGGGGTCAGCGCTGGCGACGTGACTGGCTCCCTAAAATCGTTTAGCGCCCGGCCCGTGAAGTCTACTTTTTCAGATGCCAGGGAAACAGCCCGCCTTATTGACGAAGCCAATGACGATGTTCACCGTCACATGGGGGATCAGTAG
- a CDS encoding dolichyl-phosphate-mannose--protein mannosyltransferase, whose protein sequence is MTARNSSPTPLISPYRWAQIVIGIMAFLTRFIGLGSPTDKGAPVFDEKHYAPQAWQMVRSWSNPFVGGIEENPAYGLVVHPPVGKQIEMMSEWLFGYNAFGWRAASATCGVIIILLIMGTVKRLADSTMIACMAGIIAVCDGVLLVTQRTAMLDVFQCLFVVAAAYLLVRDAQQMQDRMKKVRHEDRMSDSPWGPRMGYRWWRFAAGISIGLATGVKWSGLFYIFFFGLLSVMADVARRRRFGVQRPVVGTLRRDTFPAIASLAILPLAVYMFTWRAWFADENSVYRHAKESGLIEDGSILKHVPSPLSNWLYYQQQVLQFHATLTNSNGHYHPWESKPWSWLASTRPMVYYDSVHDDGTHYAQMLFGTPIIWWISVPVIAWATWCWIVGKDRRWAVPVVGYAAGFLPWLTDVDRQMYFFYATNMIPFLIMAIALCLGQLYSWSIADSRLKNRSLGKHLGSYLLGRRRGLSRRRRAGARRPDVAGKPGSSRIRPSAARASGSVAMLTAPSSRWARVKSLWINDTGSILVCLYLGAVVAMFIYFLPLMVAMPLSGSEWDAHMWLPSWK, encoded by the coding sequence GTGACTGCCCGGAATTCTTCGCCGACACCTCTCATTTCGCCCTACCGGTGGGCCCAAATCGTGATAGGCATTATGGCCTTTTTGACGCGATTCATCGGTTTGGGTTCGCCGACGGATAAAGGTGCCCCGGTCTTCGACGAAAAGCATTACGCACCGCAAGCGTGGCAAATGGTGAGATCGTGGAGTAACCCCTTCGTTGGTGGAATTGAAGAAAATCCCGCGTACGGCTTGGTGGTGCACCCGCCCGTGGGCAAACAGATCGAAATGATGTCCGAGTGGCTCTTTGGCTACAACGCGTTTGGGTGGCGGGCGGCCTCCGCGACCTGTGGCGTCATCATCATCCTACTGATTATGGGCACCGTGAAACGCTTGGCGGACTCCACCATGATCGCCTGCATGGCGGGCATTATCGCCGTCTGCGATGGCGTTCTACTAGTCACACAACGTACGGCAATGCTGGACGTTTTCCAATGCTTATTTGTGGTGGCGGCGGCATATCTGTTGGTACGCGATGCACAACAGATGCAGGACCGGATGAAAAAAGTCCGTCATGAAGACCGAATGTCGGATTCGCCCTGGGGGCCACGCATGGGATATCGGTGGTGGAGATTCGCCGCCGGAATCAGCATTGGTTTGGCTACCGGAGTGAAATGGTCAGGTCTCTTCTACATTTTCTTCTTCGGATTGCTGTCGGTCATGGCCGATGTGGCTCGCCGGCGTCGCTTCGGCGTGCAACGCCCCGTGGTGGGAACGCTGCGTAGAGACACATTCCCCGCGATCGCATCGCTGGCTATTCTGCCCCTAGCGGTCTACATGTTCACGTGGCGCGCCTGGTTTGCTGACGAAAACAGTGTGTACAGGCATGCTAAAGAATCGGGGCTCATTGAGGATGGAAGCATTCTGAAACACGTTCCCTCTCCTTTGAGTAACTGGCTGTACTACCAGCAGCAAGTGCTTCAGTTCCATGCGACCTTAACGAATTCCAATGGGCATTATCATCCGTGGGAATCCAAACCGTGGTCCTGGTTGGCCTCTACACGGCCCATGGTTTACTACGACTCCGTTCACGACGACGGTACCCACTACGCGCAGATGCTCTTCGGCACACCCATTATTTGGTGGATATCTGTTCCTGTCATCGCGTGGGCCACGTGGTGTTGGATTGTCGGTAAAGATCGGCGCTGGGCTGTGCCGGTTGTCGGGTATGCCGCCGGATTCCTGCCGTGGCTCACGGATGTAGACCGCCAGATGTACTTCTTCTACGCAACGAACATGATCCCATTCCTGATCATGGCCATTGCGCTGTGCCTGGGGCAGCTATATTCGTGGTCCATCGCGGATTCTCGTTTAAAGAACCGCTCATTGGGCAAGCATCTAGGGAGCTACCTTTTAGGGCGTCGACGGGGGCTTTCTCGCCGACGTCGGGCTGGTGCTCGTCGGCCTGATGTCGCAGGAAAACCAGGTTCGTCGCGCATTCGACCGAGCGCGGCACGGGCGTCGGGAAGTGTAGCGATGCTCACCGCTCCATCTTCGCGCTGGGCGCGTGTGAAATCGTTGTGGATCAATGACACCGGGTCCATCCTGGTGTGTCTCTATCTGGGTGCGGTGGTCGCGATGTTTATTTACTTCCTCCCACTCATGGTTGCTATGCCTTTGTCCGGCTCTGAATGGGATGCCCATATGTGGCTTCCGAGCTGGAAATAA
- a CDS encoding DoxX family protein codes for MSTKLDPFFRDAGLFIFRLVLGFIFVMHGWQNAVTKGWGSTRDSFDAMNIPATDVAATLASWGELVTGVLLILGLLTRLSSFVLLIDMAGAFWFAHKDAGLWSSDGGFEYVLILGACALLLLLAGAGAVSVDKFLFGRKKNSSEAPARTEISQLREGVEPTLT; via the coding sequence ATGTCAACGAAATTGGATCCTTTCTTCCGTGACGCAGGCCTCTTTATCTTCCGCCTGGTCCTTGGTTTTATTTTTGTCATGCATGGCTGGCAAAACGCCGTCACTAAGGGATGGGGAAGCACCCGCGACTCCTTCGACGCCATGAACATCCCGGCCACGGATGTCGCAGCAACCCTGGCAAGCTGGGGTGAACTGGTCACTGGCGTTCTTTTAATCCTGGGGCTTCTCACTCGTCTCAGCAGCTTTGTCCTATTGATCGATATGGCAGGAGCGTTCTGGTTCGCGCACAAGGACGCCGGACTGTGGAGCAGCGATGGCGGCTTCGAATACGTCCTCATCCTGGGCGCATGTGCACTTCTGCTCCTCTTGGCCGGGGCCGGCGCGGTCAGCGTCGATAAGTTCCTGTTTGGCAGGAAGAAGAACTCCTCCGAGGCACCCGCACGCACTGAGATCAGCCAGCTCCGTGAGGGCGTAGAACCTACCCTCACATAA
- a CDS encoding BCCT family transporter: MDHKNIDPEVILGDYDPEVLTGEGQLGMSDATDDAPTDWRVVGPAAALVLVVILWGLIAPNGFAEFASDALSWIVDNLGWMFVLFGTVFVFYILSIAFSRFGSIRLGRDDEEPEFSTPSWIAMMFAAGMGIGLMFYGTTEPLTFFREGVPGSEPEDLNSAFASTLFHWTLHPWAIYAIVGLAIAYGTFRMGRKQLLSSAFIPLIGANRAEGWMGKTIDVLAIFATVFGTAASLGLGALQIGSGMDETGIIHNPGTPVLVGVVVILSLFFLASAASGVGKGIQYISNANMVMAAVLGIFVLIAGPTVVILNMIPTAFGSYVQQFFEMAARTADTDNGTAGKWLGTWTIFYWAWWVSWSPFVGMFIARISRGRTIREFVCVVLLVPSAITVVWFSIFGGTGVHLEETSRSIWGDGDSTHQLFSLLKTMPGGQIFSILAMVLLATFFITSADSASTVMGSMSQNGRIVADVRVTCLWGVLTAAIGIVLLVSGGSDALNNLQSVTIIAASPFLLIIIALMFALVKGFREDPVYLDHREHRRFALKLARERRVEAAHAARQRRRADKILGKDRRSGNTANDSSDGPSTAMTTAD; the protein is encoded by the coding sequence ATGGACCATAAGAATATCGATCCTGAAGTCATCCTTGGTGACTATGATCCCGAAGTGCTGACGGGGGAGGGGCAGCTCGGCATGTCCGACGCTACCGACGACGCTCCCACGGACTGGAGAGTCGTAGGACCCGCAGCAGCACTCGTGCTTGTCGTCATCTTATGGGGACTCATCGCACCCAACGGGTTTGCGGAGTTCGCCTCCGACGCTCTGAGCTGGATCGTCGACAACCTTGGGTGGATGTTCGTCCTGTTCGGAACGGTCTTCGTGTTCTACATTTTGTCCATCGCATTCTCGCGGTTCGGATCAATTCGGTTGGGCCGCGATGATGAAGAACCCGAATTCTCGACGCCATCCTGGATTGCGATGATGTTCGCCGCAGGCATGGGAATCGGCCTAATGTTCTACGGAACGACAGAGCCGCTCACATTCTTTCGTGAAGGCGTGCCAGGGTCCGAGCCTGAAGATCTGAACTCGGCATTTGCATCGACGCTGTTCCACTGGACGCTACACCCCTGGGCGATTTACGCCATCGTGGGACTAGCTATCGCCTACGGAACCTTCCGCATGGGCCGAAAACAGCTATTGTCTTCTGCGTTCATCCCGCTTATTGGTGCGAACAGGGCCGAAGGCTGGATGGGGAAAACCATCGACGTCCTGGCCATTTTTGCCACCGTGTTCGGCACCGCCGCATCGTTGGGTCTGGGCGCACTGCAGATCGGCTCGGGTATGGACGAAACCGGCATCATCCACAACCCGGGGACGCCAGTTTTGGTCGGTGTCGTGGTCATCCTGTCCCTGTTCTTCTTGGCGTCCGCAGCGTCGGGCGTCGGCAAGGGGATTCAGTACATTTCGAACGCGAACATGGTGATGGCCGCTGTTCTGGGCATTTTTGTGCTGATTGCGGGCCCCACCGTCGTCATTCTGAACATGATCCCGACGGCATTCGGAAGCTACGTCCAGCAGTTCTTCGAGATGGCTGCCCGTACTGCAGACACTGACAACGGTACGGCAGGTAAATGGCTGGGTACCTGGACGATCTTCTACTGGGCCTGGTGGGTCTCCTGGTCGCCCTTCGTAGGAATGTTCATTGCTCGGATTTCCCGCGGACGCACCATCCGAGAGTTCGTGTGCGTGGTGTTGTTGGTTCCATCGGCAATTACGGTGGTGTGGTTCTCCATCTTCGGTGGGACGGGTGTGCACCTGGAAGAAACTAGCCGCTCCATTTGGGGCGATGGCGACTCCACCCACCAACTGTTCTCCCTGCTCAAGACCATGCCTGGGGGACAAATCTTCTCCATCCTGGCCATGGTTCTGCTGGCTACCTTCTTCATCACATCCGCAGACTCGGCCTCGACGGTCATGGGCTCGATGTCCCAAAATGGCCGCATCGTTGCCGACGTCCGCGTCACGTGTTTGTGGGGTGTGCTCACAGCCGCAATCGGCATTGTGCTGCTGGTCTCCGGCGGATCCGACGCGTTGAATAACCTGCAGTCGGTCACGATTATTGCAGCGTCGCCATTCCTCCTGATCATTATCGCGCTGATGTTCGCGCTGGTAAAAGGGTTTAGGGAAGACCCTGTGTACTTGGATCACCGTGAGCACCGACGCTTCGCGTTGAAGCTTGCGCGCGAGCGACGAGTAGAAGCAGCTCATGCGGCACGACAACGTCGTCGCGCTGACAAGATACTCGGAAAAGACCGGCGGTCGGGGAATACTGCCAATGATTCGTCAGACGGGCCGTCGACGGCGATGACAACCGCCGACTAG
- a CDS encoding FtsX-like permease family protein, whose protein sequence is MAVSLSTLSHLGVQLQKASYRAGTGNKWLSALAVFAFTVSTWMAMTVAGGTWMFYERYRRPSVASLHGMSDELRQTYVGLAVFACVFVVPAMMSLVAQSAVLGASGRERRLATLRLLGLSNRDITRLTLAETSALAFAGLALGTVLYVVAAPAWSLVTFQNTRIGLWEILLPWWGYPALWVIILVLAAVAAVVGLKRVMVSPLGVSKRDIPTALRFWRLIIFVGIVVISRFVMTQIRPDYNNFGWTLTILAVIVCLFILGINLVVPWLIQLAARISSVLPGKFNFLATRRVMTDGRTAWKRTNALTFLALLLGYVAIMPKNPGEELGDPTVSRDTFTGAVVTYGVGLLISISGTLLNQASTVFEEAELTRALDFIGVPSSLHRRVAIKQTFYPLLMTSGFTFLFGLYLGWTSYGQFVKKPSVGPQLTWIIGAFVISLVLSVVATVCVDPLRQKQITQHVRRND, encoded by the coding sequence ATGGCCGTTTCCTTATCGACGCTCTCTCACCTGGGTGTTCAATTGCAAAAAGCGTCCTATAGGGCGGGGACGGGGAATAAGTGGCTCTCTGCGTTAGCGGTGTTTGCCTTCACCGTGAGTACGTGGATGGCTATGACCGTTGCCGGCGGGACGTGGATGTTCTACGAACGCTATCGTCGGCCCTCGGTGGCATCACTCCACGGGATGAGTGATGAGTTACGGCAGACCTATGTAGGACTTGCGGTATTCGCCTGTGTGTTTGTTGTTCCCGCGATGATGTCCCTGGTAGCGCAATCAGCGGTTTTAGGGGCCTCCGGCCGCGAGAGGCGATTAGCAACACTTAGGTTGCTGGGGTTGTCCAACCGTGACATCACGCGACTCACCTTGGCGGAAACCAGTGCGTTGGCATTCGCCGGTTTGGCGCTTGGAACTGTGCTGTACGTCGTCGCGGCACCAGCGTGGTCGCTAGTTACTTTTCAAAACACCCGCATCGGTCTCTGGGAAATTCTCTTACCGTGGTGGGGTTATCCGGCGTTATGGGTAATCATCCTTGTCCTTGCAGCGGTAGCTGCAGTGGTTGGCCTCAAGCGTGTTATGGTGTCGCCGCTGGGAGTCTCGAAGCGGGACATTCCCACAGCACTCAGATTCTGGCGTCTCATCATATTTGTCGGGATCGTTGTGATTTCCCGCTTCGTTATGACCCAGATTAGACCTGATTACAACAATTTCGGCTGGACTCTGACTATCCTCGCCGTGATCGTGTGTCTCTTCATTCTCGGCATCAACCTTGTGGTTCCCTGGCTCATCCAGCTCGCAGCCCGTATCTCTAGCGTTCTTCCCGGAAAATTCAATTTCTTGGCGACGCGTCGAGTCATGACTGACGGACGTACCGCATGGAAACGGACGAATGCCCTGACTTTCCTCGCGCTCTTGTTGGGGTACGTGGCGATCATGCCGAAGAATCCGGGGGAGGAGTTGGGTGACCCCACGGTCAGTCGGGACACATTCACTGGAGCAGTCGTTACTTATGGTGTTGGCTTACTCATTTCGATCAGTGGAACCTTGCTGAACCAGGCATCCACCGTTTTTGAAGAAGCGGAGCTCACCCGTGCACTCGATTTCATAGGTGTCCCGTCGTCACTGCATAGGCGGGTGGCGATAAAGCAGACCTTTTATCCGCTTCTCATGACCAGTGGTTTCACGTTCCTCTTCGGCTTGTATTTGGGTTGGACGTCCTACGGGCAGTTCGTCAAGAAACCCTCAGTCGGGCCGCAATTAACGTGGATTATCGGCGCTTTCGTTATAAGCCTGGTGTTGTCGGTGGTCGCAACAGTATGTGTTGACCCCCTGCGTCAGAAGCAGATCACTCAGCATGTTCGCCGGAATGACTAG
- a CDS encoding DoxX family protein: protein MNKPEVRDAALLLLRIVVGLIFIAHGWDKAMMTGLSATGGQFDQLGIPQPELIAALVSFVEMIGGAMIFVGILAPAASVVLIMDMVGALWFVHLHRGFFVANGGVEFVALLVVTLIVIAIFGAGRASLDYFFQRRS, encoded by the coding sequence ATGAATAAACCGGAGGTTCGTGACGCGGCACTTCTCTTGCTGCGCATTGTCGTCGGTTTGATCTTCATTGCTCACGGCTGGGATAAAGCGATGATGACGGGCTTATCCGCAACCGGGGGACAATTTGATCAGCTGGGGATCCCTCAGCCAGAGCTGATCGCTGCTCTGGTCTCATTCGTCGAAATGATCGGCGGCGCCATGATCTTTGTGGGGATCCTGGCACCTGCTGCCTCTGTTGTCCTCATCATGGACATGGTCGGTGCACTCTGGTTTGTCCATCTTCATCGAGGCTTCTTTGTCGCAAATGGTGGAGTGGAATTCGTCGCACTCCTCGTGGTTACTCTCATAGTGATCGCCATCTTTGGTGCCGGCCGGGCTAGCCTCGATTACTTCTTCCAACGACGATCCTGA
- the rsmI gene encoding 16S rRNA (cytidine(1402)-2'-O)-methyltransferase has protein sequence MSQDNSSYRGGIVVAGTPLGNIDDASPRLRHALATADVVAAEDTRRARNLVNALGIDIAGHLVSNFDHNESSRVDALISEVQRGRTVLIISDAGMPVISDPGFPVVERAHDEGIHVGCIPGPSAVTTALAMSGLHVGTFCFDGFVPRKTGARREWLSSLVTERRACVFFESPHRIEETLNAAVDILGAHRRAAVCRELTKLYEEVRRGTLEDLASWAAEGIRGEITVVLEGARDVNAHPPVDDLVDDVEARVRADGLRLKDACKVVADQWGMRKRDLYEAVVDARKASE, from the coding sequence ATGAGTCAGGATAATTCGTCCTATCGTGGCGGTATCGTCGTCGCGGGAACGCCATTGGGCAATATCGATGACGCGTCGCCACGGCTGCGTCATGCCCTCGCCACCGCAGACGTTGTCGCAGCAGAAGACACCCGTCGAGCACGAAATCTTGTCAATGCGTTGGGTATCGACATTGCTGGGCACCTGGTGTCGAATTTTGATCACAATGAATCCAGCCGCGTCGATGCCCTCATCTCAGAAGTCCAGCGTGGTAGAACTGTCCTCATCATTTCCGACGCCGGTATGCCCGTTATCTCCGACCCAGGGTTTCCCGTTGTGGAACGAGCTCACGACGAAGGAATCCATGTGGGCTGTATCCCGGGCCCATCAGCCGTGACCACCGCGCTGGCGATGTCGGGCCTGCACGTTGGCACTTTCTGTTTTGACGGTTTTGTGCCGCGGAAGACCGGGGCCCGTCGTGAGTGGTTATCGTCGTTAGTCACAGAACGACGCGCGTGCGTGTTCTTCGAATCACCTCACCGAATTGAAGAGACCTTGAACGCGGCGGTGGACATCCTCGGTGCTCATCGCCGTGCTGCTGTGTGCCGTGAACTCACCAAGCTTTATGAGGAGGTTCGTCGCGGCACGTTAGAGGATCTCGCCTCCTGGGCTGCGGAGGGGATCCGCGGTGAAATTACCGTCGTTCTGGAAGGTGCTCGTGACGTGAACGCGCATCCGCCAGTGGACGACCTCGTCGATGATGTTGAAGCGCGTGTCCGGGCGGATGGTCTTCGCTTGAAGGACGCATGCAAAGTTGTCGCTGACCAGTGGGGGATGCGGAAGCGGGATCTCTATGAGGCCGTCGTCGACGCTAGAAAGGCGAGTGAATAA